From Helicobacter anatolicus, the proteins below share one genomic window:
- the lspA gene encoding signal peptidase II produces the protein MRIFFGIFVGIFFLDQMIKILITQTCDFTEGCKILDLKAISLMLVFNKGVAFSFFSFLGDGLKYVQIFMLIVVIFLLYKQKDFFLQNQLAFGLIFAGGCSNILDRFTYSGVVDYVYWHYLFEFAIFNFADVMIDVGVVFLLWAFYRDYKSQRAISSAKK, from the coding sequence GTGAGAATTTTTTTTGGCATTTTTGTTGGTATTTTTTTTCTTGATCAAATGATTAAGATTCTTATAACACAGACTTGTGATTTTACTGAAGGGTGCAAGATCTTAGATCTAAAAGCAATTTCTTTAATGCTTGTTTTTAATAAAGGTGTAGCATTTTCATTTTTTAGTTTTTTGGGCGATGGATTAAAGTATGTGCAAATATTTATGCTTATAGTGGTTATTTTTCTTCTATATAAGCAAAAAGATTTTTTTCTACAAAATCAGCTAGCATTTGGCTTAATTTTTGCAGGAGGGTGTTCTAATATTTTAGATCGTTTTACTTATAGTGGGGTGGTGGATTATGTGTATTGGCACTATCTTTTTGAGTTCGCAATTTTTAATTTTGCAGATGTAATGATTGATGTGGGTGTTGTATTTTTGTTGTGGGCATTTTATAGAGATTATAAAAGCCAAAGAGCAATTTCATCAGCCAAAAAATAA
- the hemW gene encoding radical SAM family heme chaperone HemW: protein MILYIHIPFCTSRCGYCTFNSFENKDYLQDAYVSALLADLKTQDNHSLISSIYFGGGTPNTLQELHYEKIFTCIFEHFSIHKDCEITLESNPNLITSSWCNTLKNLGATRLSFGVQSFFEDKLNFLQREHSKKDIYYALEVACNAGFENLSIDLIYDTLLDSKKRLIEEITLAAKLPINHLSAYSLTIEKESKLQKQGIKEISQSFSEFLREKLSLYNFLQYEVSNYSRGYEVKHNLAYWDYQDYIGCGCGGVGKKNYQRFYTHNHLESYIKNPTFRKIENLEKKDILLEKIFLGLRSKIGVDIKLLNPKKLAILTQNHKGYIRNDRFFALDYFLADEIALWLL, encoded by the coding sequence TTGATTCTCTATATTCATATTCCCTTTTGTACAAGTCGTTGTGGATATTGCACTTTTAATTCTTTTGAAAATAAAGATTATCTACAAGATGCCTATGTATCCGCACTTCTTGCAGATCTAAAAACACAAGATAACCACTCTTTAATTTCTTCAATTTATTTTGGTGGAGGAACACCAAACACACTTCAAGAATTGCATTATGAAAAAATATTTACTTGTATTTTTGAACATTTTTCAATTCATAAAGATTGTGAAATCACCCTTGAATCTAATCCAAATCTTATAACCTCTTCTTGGTGCAATACACTAAAAAACCTCGGTGCAACACGCCTTAGCTTTGGCGTGCAAAGTTTTTTTGAAGATAAACTAAATTTTTTACAAAGAGAGCATAGCAAAAAAGATATTTATTATGCCTTAGAAGTTGCCTGTAATGCAGGATTTGAAAATCTTAGTATTGACCTTATTTATGACACTTTGCTGGATAGTAAAAAACGCCTGATAGAAGAAATCACTCTTGCAGCCAAACTCCCCATTAATCACCTCTCTGCCTATAGTCTTACTATCGAAAAAGAATCTAAACTTCAAAAACAAGGAATTAAAGAAATTTCACAAAGCTTTTCTGAATTTTTGAGAGAAAAACTTTCACTATATAATTTTTTACAATATGAAGTCTCTAATTATTCTCGCGGTTATGAAGTAAAACATAATCTCGCATATTGGGACTACCAAGACTACATAGGATGTGGATGCGGGGGAGTAGGAAAAAAAAATTATCAAAGATTCTATACCCATAATCATCTAGAAAGCTATATCAAAAATCCCACTTTTAGAAAAATTGAAAATCTAGAAAAAAAAGACATTTTGCTTGAAAAAATTTTTTTAGGATTGCGTAGTAAAATTGGTGTAGATATAAAACTACTAAATCCTAAAAAACTCGCTATCCTCACACAAAATCACAAAGGCTATATAAGAAATGATAGATTTTTTGCATTAGATTATTTTTTGGCTGATGAAATTGCTCTTTGGCTTTTATAA